The following are encoded together in the Coffea arabica cultivar ET-39 chromosome 1c, Coffea Arabica ET-39 HiFi, whole genome shotgun sequence genome:
- the LOC113736913 gene encoding trans-cinnamate 4-monooxygenase-like: MDLLLLEKTLLGLFAASIVAIVVSKLRGKKFKLPPGPIPVPIFGNWLQVGDDLNHRNLADYAKKFGEIFLLRMGQRNLVVVSSPELAKDALHTQGVEFGSRTRNVVFDIFTGKGQDMVFTVYGEHWRKMRRIMTVPFFTNKVVQQYRHGWEAEVARVVEDVKKNPESSTNGIVLRRRLQLMMYNNMYRIMFDYRFESEDDPLFNKLKALNGERSRLAQSFEYNYGDFIPILRPFLRGYLKICKEVKERRLQLFKDHFVDERKKLASTTSMDSNSLKCAIDHILEAQQKGEINEDNVLYIVENINVAAIETTLWSIEWGIAELVNHPQVQRKLRQEIDTVLGPGVQVTEPDTLKLPYLQAVVKETLRLRMAVPLLVPHMNLNEAMLGGYDIPAESKILVNAWWLANNPENWRKPEEFRPERFLEEESKVDANGNDFRYLPFGVGRRSCPGIILALPILAITLGRLVQNFELLPPPGQSKIDTAEKGGQFSLHILKHSTIVLKPRSL; encoded by the exons ATGGATCTTCTCCTGCTAGAGAAGACCCTTTTGGGACTGTTTGCAGCCAGCATAGTTGCCATCGTTGTTTCTAAATTACGGGGCAAGAAATTCAAGCTGCCTCCAGGCCCAATCCCAGTTCCCATTTTCGGAAACTGGTTACAAGTTGGTGATGATTTGAACCACCGCAACCTCGCTGACTACGCCAAGAAATTTGGAGAAATCTTCCTTCTGAGAATGGGCCAGCGCAATCTTGTGGTGGTATCATCCCCTGAACTTGCCAAAGATGCCTTGCACACCCAGGGGGTGGAGTTCGGCTCCCGCACCAGAAATGTGGTGTTTGATATATTCACCGGCAAAGGCCAGGATATGGTCTTCACCGTCTACGGCGAGCATTGGAGGAAGATGAGAAGGATTATGACTGTCCCCTTTTTCACTAACAAAGTTGTTCAGCAGTATAGACACGGTTGGGAGGCAGAGGTTGCCCGTGTCGTGGAGGATGTTAAGAAGAACCCTGAATCCTCCACCAATGGGATTGTCTTGAGGAGGAGGTTGCAGCTCATGATGTACAATAATATGTACCGAATCATGTTTGATTACCGATTTGAGAGCGAGGATGATCCTCTGTTTAACAAGCTTAAGGCTTTGAACGGAGAGAGGAGTAGGCTGGCTCAGAGCTTCGAATATAATTACGGTGATTTCATTCCCATCTTGAGGCCTTTCTTGAGGGGTTACTTGAAGATCTGTAAGGAGGTTAAGGAGAGGAGACTGCAGCTGTTCAAGGATCACTTCGTTGACGAAAGGAA GAAGCTTGCAAGCACAACAAGCATGGACAGCAACAGCCTAAAATGTGCCATAGATCATATTCTTGAAGCACAGCAGAAGGGAGAGATTAACGAGGACAATGTCCTTTACATTGTGGAAAACATCAATGTTGCCG CTATTGAGACAACGTTATGGTCAATTGAATGGGGCATTGCGGAATTGGTAAACCACCCACAAGTCCAGAGGAAACTGCGACAAGAGATTGATACCGTGCTTGGACCTGGTGTGCAAGTCACTGAACCCGACACCCTCAAACTACCATACCTTCAGGCTGTGGTCAAGGAGACCCTCCGACTTCGAATGGCAGTTCCTCTTTTGGTGCCTCACATGAACCTCAATGAAGCCATGCTGGGCGGGTATGATATTCCTGCCGAGAGCAAGATTTTGGTCAACGCTTGGTGGCTCGCAAACAACCCAGAGAACTGGAGGAAGCCTGAGGAGTTCAGGCCAGAGAGGTTTTTGGAAGAGGAGTCTAAGGTTGATGCCAATGGCAACGACTTCCGATATCTTCCATTCGGTGTTGGTAGGAGAAGCTGCCCTGGAATCATCCTTGCATTGCCAATCCTTGCTATCACTTTGGGACGCTTGGTGCAGAATTTTGAGCTGTTGCCTCCTCCAGGGCAATCCAAGATTGATACCGCAGAAAAAGGTGGCCAATTCAGTTTGCACATTTTGAAGCATTCCACCATTGTCTTGAAGCCAAGATCCCTCTAG
- the LOC113691436 gene encoding disease resistance protein RGA2-like, with product MADAIIASTIEVALEKTLSLANERIGKLFQFKEDLETLKGSVAMIQAVLADAEEKQMHDKAVQLWLQRLEAVAFDAENLLDELNYEALRRQLVSKVRSFILSSDINIVFRRRMASKIRDINKKLYKINKEANDFGLIRFQRASFPPSTSAKVTLNRETDSIAGHYVVGRAKDETRLVEILLSLSENAVSVIPILGMGGLGKTTLAQSVYNNSQVDSHFEKKIWVCVSDNFEVTRLLKMILESLTRRNVEMTSRDVIVQEIRQQLVGKKYLLVLDDVWTESQILWDDLLRLLRGLNATNGNWCVVTTRKQQTASILATHDPYVLGKLSDDDCWSILTEKANAGGEIPEQLQVMKKEIIKKCGGLPLAASVMGGLLRRKEWKLILMNKLSNLSGDEDSVMQILQLSFDNLPSPAIKKCFAYCSIFPKDTEMERDMLIELWMAEGFLHAGLENKTMEEIGEYYLEILLQSSLLEEIGKYGRRYYKMHDMVHDVATSIMSKSAKVINSETGSEDNSNQVRCLVIDSFGEGTKNLFESPSNLLHTLFLSQGSLSDDMLMRLKNLHVLNLSGEENQNLPISIGKLRHLRYINFERSRSQTLPESVCKLYNLQTLRLSHFLKVLPKGMCDLISLRHLHFHTFDKKFQMPLEMGRLTCLQTLELFNVGREKGRRIGEFGSLKNLKGSLRICNLELVKDKEGAEEAKLSEKANLFELVLEWADDREGDDYNDEDVLDGLQAHPNLEELAICNFMGDQFPRWLMDLPTTTTTLPESAITLPELARLRFYSCDRCRELLPLQNFASLKELVIARFDGLTNLPGDMLHSCTSLQKLRVAYCDNLISFPLNLQQTPSLLELELYRCPKLKTSMTPKGFGFLTSLRELSIGPFSEDGDDHENSSIYNEFDWSGLISSSSSSAPRGLDLCGLPHMESLPPQIQCLTALTSLWLYDFGGIKALPDWFGNFAALEELRLFGFKELGHLPSEDAMRSLTKLKRLWVFGSPLLKERCTPESSGPDSQWSKVSHIQDLRIR from the coding sequence ATGGCTGATGCAATTATAGCTTCCACAATAGAGGTAGCGTTGGAGAAGACACTTTCCCTTGCCAATGAAAGGATTGGCAAGTTATTCCAATTCAAGGAGGATTTGGAGACCCTGAAAGGATCTGTTGCCATGATCCAAGCTGTCTTGGCTGATGCTGAGGAAAAGCAAATGCATGACAAGGCCGTGCAACTGTGGCTCCAGAGGCTAGAAGCCGTGGCGTTTGATGCCGAGAATTTGTTGGACGAGCTGAATTATGAAGCTCTTCGTCGCCAACTTGTGAGCAAGGTGCGCTCCTTCATCCTGTCCTCTGACATTAATATTGTTTTCCGACGGAGAATGGCTTCTAAGATCAGGGACATCAACAAGAAGTTGTATAAGATCAATAAAGAAGCCAATGATTTTGGACTGATCAGATTCCAAAGGGCAAGTTTCCCCCCTTCTACTAGTGCTAAAGTCACACTAAATAGAGAGACGGATTCTATTGCTGGCCATTATGTTGTAGGAAGAGCTAAGGATGAAACAAGGCTGGTGGAGATCTTGCTAAGCTTGTCAGAAAATGCCGTTTCTGTAATTCCCATCCTTGGGATGGGCGGATTGGGAAAGACAACTTTAGCTCAATCTGTATACAACAATAGCCAAGTTGATAGccattttgagaaaaaaatttggGTTTGTGTGTCCGACAATTTTGAAGTGACAAggcttttgaaaatgattttagaATCACTCACGAGAAGAAATGTTGAAATGACCAGTAGGGATGTCATTGTCCAGGAAATTAGACAACAACTTGTGGGAAAAAAATATCTTCTTGTTCTTGATGACGTCTGGACCGAAAGCCAAATCTTGTGGGATGATCTTTTACGTTTGTTACGGGGCCTGAATGCAACTAATGGAAATTGGTGTGTTGTGACAACTCGTAAACAACAAACTGCATCCATTTTGGCTACACATGATCCTTATGTGTTAGGAAAGCTATCTGATGATGATTGTTGGTCTATCCTAACAGAGAAAGCCAATGCAGGTGGAGAAATTCCCGAACAACTGCAAgtcatgaaaaaggaaattataaaaaaatgtgGTGGCCTACCGCTAGCTGCAAGTGTAATGGGAGGTTTATTGCGAAGGAAGGAGTggaaattgattttgatgaataaGCTTTCAAATTTGAGCGGAGATGAAGACAGTGTCATGCAAATACTTCAGTTGAGTTTTGATAATCTACCATCACCAGCCATTAAGAAATGTTTTGCATATTGTTCTATTTTTCCCAAGGATACTGAGATGGAACGGGATATGCTGATCGAACTTTGGATGGCAGAAGGTTTCCTCCATGCAGGTCTCGAGAACAAAACAATGGAGGAAATTGGAGAGTATTACTTGGAAATTTTATTGCAGAGTTCTTTGCTGGAAGAAATAGGAAAATATGGGAGAAGGTATtataaaatgcatgatatgGTGCACGACGTCGCAACATCAATAATGTCAAAGTCTGCTAAAGTCATTAATTCGGAGACTGGTTCAGAAGACAATAGTAATCAGGTTCGTTGTCTTGTAATAGACTCATTTGGAGAAGGCACAAAAAATCTTTTTGAGAGTCCATCAAATTTGCTTCATACATTGTTTCTGAGTCAGGGTAGCTTATCtgatgatatgctaatgaggttGAAGAATCTGCACGTTCTGAATTTGTCCGGTGAAGAAAATCAGAATCTGCCAATCTCAATTGGCAAACTGAGACACTTGAGGTACATCAACTTTGAGCGTTCTAGAAGTCAAACGTTGCCGGAATCTGTTTGCAAACTTTATAATTTGCAGACACTGAGGCTAAGTCACTTTCTTAAAGTTCTTCCGAAGGGGATGTGCGATTTGATTAGCTTGAGACATCTCCACTTTCACACctttgataaaaaatttcaaatgccGCTAGAGATGGGACGGCTGACTTGCCTTCAGACACTAGAGTTATTTAACGTGGGTCGAGAGAAGGGTCGACGAATTGGAGagtttggaagcttgaagaACCTCAAAGGCAGTTTGAGGATATGCAATCTGGAACTAGTAAAGGATAAGGAAGGAGCTGAGGAAGCAAAACTATCTGAAAAGGCAAATCTATTTGAGTTGGTACTTGAGTGGGCAGATGATCGAGAAGGCGACGACTACAACGACGAAGATGTGTTAGATGGCCTTCAAGCCCACCCAAATTTGGAGGAGTTGGCAATTTGCAATTTTATGGGCGATCAATTTCCTCGATGGTTAATGGATTtgccaacaacaacaacaacactcCCCGAGTCAGCAATAACACTCCCCGAGTTAGCGCGTTTGCGATTTTATAGCTGCGACAGATGCAGAGAACTCCTTCCCCTGCAAAACTTTGCGTCTCTTAAAGAGCTAGTGATTGCTCGTTTCGATGGGTTGACGAATCTGCCAGGTGACATGCTACACTCTTGTACCTCTCTCCAGAAGCTTCGGGTGGCTTATTGCGACAATCTTATCTCCTTTCCGCTCAATTTGCAACAAACGCCTTCTCTCTTGGAGCTGGAATTATACAGGTGTCCCAAACTGAAAACAAGCATGACGCCCAAAGGATTTGGTTTCCTAACCAGCTTAAGGGAGCTTAGCATTGGTCCCTTCTCAGAAGATGGTGATGATCatgaaaattcttcaatttacaaTGAGTTTGATTGGTCTGGATTGATATCCTCCTCTTCGTCATCCGCACCCCGTGGATTAGACTTATGTGGGTTGCCACACATGGAGTCCCTGCCACCTCAGATCCAATGCTTGACCGCTCTGACGTCACTATGGCTATACGACTTTGGAGGTATAAAAGCTCTGCCAGATTGGTTCGGAAACTTCGCTGCTCTTGAAGAGCTGCGGTTATTTGGTTTCAAAGAGCTTGGACATCTACCCTCTGAGGATGCCATGAGAAGTCTCACCAAACTAAAACGTCTGTGGGTTTTTGGTTCTCCTCTGTTAAAAGAAAGATGCACTCCTGAGAGCAGCGGCCCCGACTCCCAGTGGTCCAAAGTTTCTCACATTCAAGACCTACGCATACGTTGA